In Acidisarcina polymorpha, the DNA window AAGGAAAGCCGAGGAGGTGGCGACCGTCGTGGACGAACTCGTGAATGGTTCGACCATGCATCATGCTGGTGGCGCCTTGCTCCGCGCCGACAAAATAGATCACAAGAAGGAGGAGAAGCCCCGCAAAGACTGCCCAAGGAAAAATCTCCGACAAGGGAATCGCCGGAACCAAGACGGGTTGTGGGGCGGAGCTGGTGTTCGCGGATGCCATGATCAATCTCCTGAGCTGGAACTTCTTCAGTTTAAAGCAAAGCAAAGTTGCTGTCAGGTGGTGGAAAGTCATTACGCAGGCATGCTCTGACGGAAAACTCAAACGGATGCCACGCCCCACCTGCTGTTCCTTGGTCCCGTGCACACGTTCTCATAGGATGAACTCCTGTACGAAACCTCGCTAGATAAAACCTCGCTACATAAAACCTCGCTGGATGAAAATCTGGACTAGATAAAATC includes these proteins:
- a CDS encoding CbtB domain-containing protein; amino-acid sequence: MASANTSSAPQPVLVPAIPLSEIFPWAVFAGLLLLLVIYFVGAEQGATSMMHGRTIHEFVHDGRHLLGFPCH